One window of Paenibacillus sp. JQZ6Y-1 genomic DNA carries:
- a CDS encoding YheC/YheD family protein: protein MSHRPLIGMMLGWKVKPDLMRACTLSAAYYGADLYYFYTWDVKEDSITGMQLIDNQWVQGEFRYPDVIYDNTRRRGHERYEDAYRKLDGIPMGHTLKGRGFGKTKIYNLIRHHEGLKKNLIPFMTMKEPDKVMGFIEKHKRVILKPDGGFMGRNALTVQLTEDGIEVFDQEQLHMFRREEMLQVIEALIPKKFCAQKLIRSETSHGYPFHIRVHLSKNGQNEWVVAFKSVTLSLRPHIKITNSDSTYRGTSTWADFLLHRFGEKVDGQMDNQLRDYGLALASYLEEAIGGGFHELGLDIGVDKKNRIWLFEAGLGLPRSPYYQMQLSIPAMAHCMYLYNEAQHDKSTSNS, encoded by the coding sequence ATGAGCCATAGACCGTTGATTGGCATGATGCTGGGCTGGAAGGTGAAACCGGATCTGATGCGAGCTTGTACATTATCGGCAGCTTATTATGGCGCTGATTTGTACTATTTTTATACATGGGATGTCAAAGAGGACAGCATTACTGGGATGCAGTTGATCGATAATCAGTGGGTACAGGGGGAGTTTCGTTATCCCGATGTGATCTATGACAACACGCGTCGCCGTGGACATGAGCGGTATGAAGACGCGTATCGCAAGCTAGATGGTATTCCCATGGGGCATACACTCAAGGGGCGTGGCTTTGGGAAAACGAAAATCTACAATCTGATTCGCCACCACGAAGGGTTGAAAAAGAATCTGATTCCATTTATGACCATGAAGGAACCGGACAAGGTGATGGGTTTTATTGAGAAGCATAAGCGTGTCATTTTGAAGCCAGATGGCGGGTTTATGGGGCGTAATGCGCTGACAGTGCAGCTGACAGAGGACGGAATCGAGGTATTTGATCAGGAGCAGCTGCATATGTTTCGTCGCGAGGAGATGCTGCAGGTAATTGAGGCGCTGATTCCGAAGAAATTCTGTGCGCAAAAGCTGATCCGCAGTGAAACATCGCATGGGTATCCATTTCATATTCGAGTGCATCTATCCAAAAATGGTCAAAATGAATGGGTGGTAGCATTTAAATCGGTGACGTTATCGCTGCGTCCGCATATTAAGATTACCAACAGTGATTCGACGTATCGCGGAACAAGCACATGGGCGGATTTTCTGCTGCATCGGTTTGGTGAAAAGGTGGATGGGCAGATGGACAACCAGCTACGCGATTATGGATTAGCGCTGGCATCCTATTTGGAAGAAGCGATTGGTGGTGGCTTTCATGAGCTAGGACTGGATATTGGGGTGGATAAAAAGAACCGCATTTGGCTATTTGAAGCGGGTCTTGGTCTGCCGCGCTCGCCGTATTACCAGATGCAGCTATCCATTCCTGCCATGGCGCATTGTATGTATTTATACAACGAAGCACAGCACGATAAGAGCACAAGCAATAGCTAG
- a CDS encoding SPFH domain-containing protein: MGFFKNQFANVVEWEEFRDDMIFWKWSNREIKKGSKLIIRSGQDAIFLNNGKIEGIFEDEGSFNVESDIIPFLSTLKGFKFGFNSGMRVEVLFVNTKEFTVRWGTQSPILIPAPQLPGGMPIRANGTFNFKVSDYVSLIDKVAGIKQSYLVEDVKIRITSVLDQLLMKWIVREGKDMFNLQANAFDIANGIREDLDMQMMQLGIGITGFQVMSFNYPQEIQDMITKTASHEMIGNMQKYQQVSMTDGIASGKVQGGGTASDMAGMMMGMNMANEMMKNMNQQNGQNNGGQNNTNAQNANGNNGGNSTAGQNAGNNNSGGQGSQDGSAPTGSSGTKPNFCPNCGAKNEGANFCPNCGYKLA, from the coding sequence ATGGGATTTTTCAAAAATCAGTTTGCTAATGTTGTGGAATGGGAAGAATTTAGAGATGATATGATCTTCTGGAAATGGAGCAATCGTGAGATTAAGAAGGGCAGCAAGCTCATTATTCGCTCTGGGCAGGATGCTATTTTTTTGAACAATGGCAAGATTGAAGGGATCTTTGAGGACGAGGGTTCGTTTAATGTGGAATCGGATATTATTCCGTTTCTGTCCACGCTGAAGGGATTCAAGTTTGGCTTTAACAGCGGGATGCGGGTAGAAGTACTATTCGTAAATACGAAGGAATTTACCGTGCGCTGGGGAACACAAAGTCCAATTCTCATCCCTGCCCCGCAGCTGCCGGGTGGCATGCCGATTCGTGCGAACGGGACGTTTAATTTCAAGGTCAGCGATTATGTGTCCCTGATCGACAAAGTAGCAGGCATCAAGCAGAGCTATCTAGTCGAAGATGTGAAAATCCGCATTACATCTGTGCTCGATCAGCTGCTGATGAAATGGATTGTGCGCGAAGGGAAGGACATGTTCAATCTGCAAGCGAATGCGTTTGATATTGCCAACGGGATTCGTGAGGATCTGGATATGCAGATGATGCAGCTGGGTATCGGTATTACTGGCTTCCAAGTGATGAGCTTCAACTATCCGCAAGAAATTCAGGATATGATCACGAAGACAGCTTCGCATGAGATGATCGGCAACATGCAAAAATATCAGCAGGTCAGCATGACAGATGGCATTGCATCCGGTAAAGTGCAGGGCGGCGGTACCGCGTCTGATATGGCGGGCATGATGATGGGCATGAATATGGCGAACGAAATGATGAAGAATATGAATCAGCAGAATGGTCAGAATAACGGTGGGCAGAACAATACCAACGCGCAGAATGCAAACGGCAATAATGGCGGCAATTCCACAGCTGGGCAAAATGCAGGTAATAACAACTCTGGTGGACAGGGAAGTCAGGATGGTTCTGCACCAACAGGTTCCAGCGGTACAAAGCCGAATTTCTGTCCCAACTGTGGCGCGAAGAATGAAGGAGCAAACTTCTGCCCGAATTGTGGGTATAAGCTGGCGTAA